tcggtgaccttgaacggccaaatgATTCTGTTTCGACCGCAGCGGCGCTTAGCAGCTGCGTAAGCCGACGCAAGCTTATGCGTCATACGGTAACAAACCGCGCGTGGAAGTTATAATAAATTACCATAATTACCATCCACTGCATGTACACCGTAAGAAAATTACCATAATAAATCCAGGAGGCCACAGGTGCAACTGATATGCCACACTTGAAAACTGAGTCCACATCGGTGGCTAACACCATGGCCGCGGAGAAACCACCGTAGCTCCATCCCCATATCGCGGttttgtttcgatcgatccAGGGATGCATCTTTTGCAGTATCCTATTCGTCGAACAATAACAGTTGGcagttttaaaaaattccattgaaaaaaattctttaacaAGTGGCTGAAGCACAAACGACTCGATTCCAAGTTGAGAACCATTTGCGCACCCACACACCGAATAGAAGAATTCAAGTAGAAAGAAAATACTAGAAAAGGTAACACAATATTGTTCCTCGTTCccgaaacattttcttaaatcgtCACTGTACGAATGGCACGGCGCAGCCTCGTAATTACACAAAttggttattattattttgaaccACCGCCGTGCAAAAACAAAGCAGACACTCACGATTCCACGAGTACGGGATTATTCGCTCGAAAGTACCATTTTGCGCAAAGTAGCCATATTGAAAATGCTTTAGACCCTCTCGTCGGCGGAATAAAAAGAGACATTTTAAATGAAACTCCCGCAGCACCAACTTCTTGCGTACGCGCTAACTtttcacacacacatatacacgtaCCTAGCACAAAAGTTTCAGATAAACAAATGACCAACCGATGTCGAACTACCAGTACCTTTATCTCTCGTAACCGTACCTCCGAATGATGATTTTATGAATTCAAGACGCAGGATTGTCATTGTACACAAACGGGACATTACCATTCCACGTGGTAGCATTCTTTCGAAACATTGATCGCGTGCTTGTAGAATAGAAATGGTTCCTTTGCTTGTAGAATAGAAATGGTACCGCGATCCGCGTAAACGAATCAATGGTGCCGTGTTTATAGAGGAGTGGTACACGGGCCCGGTGCTGGTAAAACGAAAGCAAATTCGGTGCGTGTCAAGTGCTCGGAACTAACGACGGGGATCGATGTTTATCGAAACGGCACGGAAACGAGATCGGGCAACGTCGCGGCAACGTTGCAAAAACGTGAATCTACCTACCGAGTGACAGCTATCTGATCCTCGATTTCCACGGTGCCTAGGCGTCGGTATATCTCGAACAGCATCTTGCTGCCCTTATAGGCGGACCCGCGGCCGTCGATGTGACCATAAATGACGCTCCTGTTGGTCGCCATGTACGACTTGAAACCGTTCGTGTTCGCCTCGGTGATTCTCACGGTGTTCGGGCCGGAGTACCTGGAAAAACGATCGGGGAACATGAGCGCGTTTCGACCATGCTCTCGCTCGGGTGTCGCGAGCTTCCGCCATGAATTATTTGCACGGGAAAGTGTCGAATATTTGTTCAACCTCGACTCTGATTCTTTAGTCGTATTTTACAAGCGAAGTGTGCGAACTTTTGGAAGGTGATTTTTATCGAAAGAGAATTTTGTCTTGAGaacacatttttcttttttaattttcaaagtttcaatACTTCTATCTGAAATATTTTGGAATATtccttgaaatttaaaaatgggTGGTTCGTCCCtgagaattaaataattgaaatgtaTATCGTGGTGCTGTATTATGTATTGTAGATAGTgtatcaaaatttttatttgtttaaactCTGCGGAAGAATTGTtacgattttaattaaattatatcttGTACGATCTATTGTTTGTTTCGGGTCTTCTTTAGGGAGACAGAATGTGTTGCAGAAACATAGATCTGTGTTTATATAGACTAACATTGTTTTAAAAGACAATGACAATACCTCGGTGTTGTTGCCAATATTTCTCAAGCTCGactatatttatttcaaatctaTATTTCTGCATCAATTGCACGTTTAATAATACTATATTTAACGACTACACAATATTCTCTCCTTGAAAATTAAATGATCTTAAAGCAGTAGCAATGAAACACGACATAATTCTTATATCGTCCCAATAAACATTTGtgcaaagtttcgaaaaaatCAGTGTTCGACAATTCACAATTTTTCCTCGTTAGTATCTCTTACATATTTTCTCCtcttatttatatttgtttaaatattaggttgttcggaaagtcatttcgtttttttttttttttttttgatgaaaatgaaacacgattttttttagagtgtgtaaacattttattaaattacatattctctattttggaaaacgaaatgactttccgaacaacccaatacgttCAGAGTCTAACAGGAGCATAAAAGGGCGGTACCTATTCGCGCGAGCCAATGTTTATCGAGAGGCGGTCCCTCGCGAGTACAAGTCCCGCCCACTGGCTGCGTGGAGGGGATGTGGGACCGATACAGAGGGACGTCCGAGCTTACAGAATTGCACACCGGTGACAATCGCCAATTCCAAGCCTCGAATCGTGAATTACATCTGAATTAGGTTTCATTTGTGTCGTTTAGGTCGGTATCGAATCAATATTCGAGTGAAAGAAGTGAAACACCGGACacacgttcgataaaaattctaaaattcaaGACAAATCAACTTCTGGATCTTCGATACCTTTCTCGATCGGTTAACCGATTGCACGAATATTTCTATCGGATCTCCCTCGAAAATAGTACGTTCCAGCATCCAGTAAACCCGTCCTTTGATCCGTCTTAAGAGGAGAGATGAAAAGAAGGCATAGAagagattaaataaaaaaataaaaaaatggaaGAAGGATCGATCGAACATCGTTCCTACCGTGCACAAACGGATCCGAAGGGTTCTAATTTTAAATGGAGATCGCGATTCTCTTTACGCGCTGATCAATCACGCCAGACGTCAGCCTAATGGCACCACGGCCGGTATTAAGTGTCTGCTCCCAGCTCAGACGGTGACAGCTTGAATGCGAGTCTTTGGATTAAGTGGAGGCTTTAAAGAGCTACACAGTTTTGCAACACTCAAACATTCGCGGCTACGAATTTCGTACCCCATTTATTCGTAGGTGGTAAGTCGAGCAGTCGAATGAATGCCTTTCGAACGTGATCGATGAGTGAAAATAGGCTGCGGAGTGTCAGGGAGGGTACGTCTCGTCGCCATTCACGCAACGAGTGTACTTAAACTCGTCGATTAACCGACCCTGCTTCTTACGAAAAGTGGTCTTAAACAATCCCCGACGCGATAATACCTGCAAGGAACAACCACCAAGTGTCCTTACCCTATTCTCAAATCAGGTATATAGAAAGGTCGAACGCAAGACTTGTCAGATTTCTAGGGAAGACCACATCAGGTTTGTAGGAAGGCCAAAAATAAGGATTTGTCGTGTTTACTCtatacaatattaaataatacctGCAAGGAACAACCACCAAGTGTCCTTACCCTATTCTCAAATCAGGTATGTAGAAAGGTCGAACGCAAGACTTGTCAGATTTCTAGAGAAGACCACATCAGGTTTGTAGGAAGGTCAAAAATAAGGGTTCGTCGTGTTTACTCTATACGGAGAACTCGAGTTTAAGGCAAACTACCCCCGAAAAGTTTCAGTCCTCCGATACACGTTAATTAGGTGGGGCTGGTTTCGTTATCACAGTTCGCCTTTTAGGCGCGTCAATTAAAACTTTCCCATTACACGTGGATGAAAGAACGTTCCATCGTTCCATCGTTTCCAACGAGTTACATGTTGCGTGTAAACTTCTACTTTTCGAGGTGTATCAAAAATGGCCAACCTTGGTGGACCTTTTGCTCACCGGTTACCATCCAATTTTCAGCGATCGTAATATCCACCGTATCAGGATTTACAACTTGTTCAATCAACTACCAATTACCAACACCCGATACGGCCCCGTAAATTTCATCTATGCGCTGTACTTACACGTTGATCAGCAGGGGGTACGATTTTTtatcgtcgaaatcgggcgGCAAGTATAGCCTCACGTTGCTGTCGTAACCGTTCACTCTCACATCGAAATTCTTCACGCGTGGCTGCTTACGAGCGGCCAATCTCCGTCTCAGGGATCGATTCTCCTCCCACGAGTACAGCAGCCTGTGATCAGCGTCGAAAATCATCACCGTAGGTGGATCGGGTCCCGCGCAATTCAACACGTAATACGAAGAGTCCGTGGAGAAGAGCGCGCTGGAGTAGCTGCAATTGTTACCTGGGAAAGAGCGACAGAGATGTACGACGAGCTCGGTGAAACTTTTCTACAAATGAGAACGTACTCGATCCGCACGGTTACTCGAGGAATAccgaaaatcgattttctcgaaaattaagTTCgacgtcgaaagaaaaaaaaaaaaaaacaattttacttCGTACTTTGCGTTCACTTTTGCGCGAAGAATACCGTCCGGTGATGTTATACTTTGTAGGCATGCTGTGCGAAAAAAATCGGTTATGtatagtacgcgcgcgagaagattgcatctggagttaACCTAGGTTCTATTTGTTCGTACACTTTCCGATCTTGTTTGACACGTTATGTATGCTCTTGCATTAAGTATGCAAGATTTTGCTGCATATTGTTCAAATTCGATCACATTTTTTAGAAAAGATCGATTATATACAATACGcgggcgagaagattgcatttggaaTTATGATGCGATAATTCGTTGCTTGGATTATCGATAAAGGCATGAATTTCAGTTAAAGgaatgaaataataaagaataacaACATTAAGTATGCAAGATTTCGCTGCATATTGTTCAAATTCGATCACATTTTTTAGAAAAGATCGATTATATACAATACGcgggcgagaagattgcatttggagtTATGGTGGGCTCTAGTTGTTCGCGTATAAAACAGATACACattctttttaatattgtatAACACGTTGCTTAGATAATCGATAAAGGCACGACTTTCAATTaaacaaatgaaataataaagaaaatatgcATTAAAGTATGTAACAATTTTGCTGTAAACTTTTCAACCCCGATCGCACCAATAGAAGTTGAACctacagtacgcgcgcgagaaaattACTTACCAGAATTATAACAGATTCTAttcgtttagaaaccatcttgcaaaaaaaatatgtatctaTTCAGTACGCGTCTGAAAAGATGGCTCCTAAACAAATAGAACCCGCTGTAACTCCAGAAGTAATTTTTTCACGCGCAAACTATATATagctgtatataataatatataactaTATATAGCTCGACCAGAGCTGAGTTTGCAACAAAAATTGACATATATCAATTCATGTTTCCTTTATCATTTCGCGTACTTAACGAAATATTCTCCTACTTTTTCAACTACAGAAGAACAAAACAATCGAACAAAAACAATCTCCTAACCTCAAATATCAACATCATAACTATTCTATTgcattctattgggttgttcggaaagtcatttcgttttccaaaatgccaaaatggaaaatatataatttaacaaaatatttatacactctaaaaagatcgtatttcattttcaccaaaaaaaaaaaaaaaaaacgaaatgactttccaaacaacccaatatgatCAATATATATTGCGTATCTTtacatattttttcccaatacaATTCATTCGAATAAAGCCACGGTGGTGGGGATACactctcggtgaccttgagcggccaatagaTTTTTTCCCGACTGTAACATTCATCTTGGCACGTATTCAATCGACtgttgaaaatttttgcaacgtaTCGTACAATTGTGTcgcaaattataattttcaacatTTGCCAtaacatacaaacaataatcttGAACCTAACCCTATCGCGCATCTCGAATCAAAGTTATCTCATCACTATCAGTTCCCTTCCTCAAAAAAACTCACCTTCGGGTGTACGGACATTACAGGACAAGCAGTAGGGGTCTTCACTGCCATCCATTGGCACCGAATACAGGTTTCTTTGCGATGGTTTACCGATCCCAGTCCCGACATAGTACAACCTCCCCCTCCGTTTATCCGAAGCCACGACAGCGATCACCTCAGCCTCGCCCAAGGTTATATCCGAGCCATTCGACaaataaaacgatcgatcgtattcGTATACGTGGTATTTGTGTATGTGAATGAAACGTCCTGCTTTTGTGTCATAATGCTGCATCCCTGGCATGTACATGTAGACATCGGCAAACACCGGAGGGAAGATACGTAGCCAGCCTTCGGGTTCCTCCAGGTACAGAATGTTTTGGGTGTATCCTGTGATGGGTACCGAGACGTCGTAGAGAACCAGTGCACCCTTGTTCTGCACACGATTCGTCCAAATGGCCAACACTCGGTTGTCAGTCCACATGACAGTGTACAGAACATTATCCCTGTCGAAAATGAACTTGTCGATGTATCATCGGTCACAGATTTCGATTACGGTGAATCGGTTTACGTAcgccattttgttttttttcaccACAGTTCGAAAATCACAGGACATTAGTATACTGAACTGAGATCAAAGAATAATGAAAAGGTTTCAcggaaaataattgtttcttagATTTTACAGGTGTAAGATTAAAAGATATATGTAATAACTTGCATGAAATTTTGCCAATATCGTTAACAATGATTGGATTTTTtttagtttgtatgtatgtatatataaatatttattattgacaatattcgaattgaatattctttttttttgtattaagaGTGAACTATGTCTGTGAGTATGTGCAAGAATAgagcaaaataatttcaataatttacagTAGGTAATATTTGTAACAATGGGTGTCCCATGACTTTTCGACGGGAGTGTAGAAATACCTACGATTTGAAAAAAATGACGACACGGATCGAGTGTCAATAATATAGATTGTTCCACAAATGTTAAAATCAGTTACAAATATGTCGTTCGGTGAATATCTCTGAATgcaaatattagattgttcggaaagtcatttcgtctttttttcttttggtgaaaatgatacacgatttttttagagcgtataaacattttatcaaattatatattctccattttgaaaaaacgaaatgactttccgaacaacccaataggttAATTGTTccatgtttcgtttaaaaaaattatcgtaAATTCTGCCAGAAAGAAGCGTCGGTAACTATTTAAAAGAAAGAGTTTACAATACTAAATTTTCAAGCGTTGACTGTGTCTTCCATTCGTCATTGCAAATAATCGCATAAGCATCTGCGTTGAGCTACTACGTTTACACTGTTTGCCTTCGAAAGATAAGATATCTAAGAAGACAAATGAATTCATTCGTGTCGAGTTCGTTCACAGTTGTACCAATACGATGCATCGACTAAAATAATCGTTCCACGACACAGTGAGATACTTACTCGCCAACAATATCGATAGGTGGCTCCAACGTAGGCAATTTGACGGACGGATTCATCAGATCGACCACGTTTAGGGTTACGCTCGGATTTGGACTGCCAGCCTGAAAGGAGACGATAACAAATCAGAACAGGCTattcgaacgaagaatgaaaactcGACGAGAAACTATAATAAAGTTCGTGAAATTGTTATCGAGCTCACCATTTGGATGGAATaaaattattggattgttcggagagtcgtttcgttttccaaaatggagaatatgtaatttaataaaatgtttatcggctctaaaaaaaatcgtgtttcattttcattaaaaaaagaaacaaacgaaatgacttttcgaacaatctgaTACTTTGCAAGTTCACGTTCCAATTGGATTAACCTTGCGTCGATATGGCTACAAAGACAAACGATTGTGAGAGAAACCAGGGATTAAACGAGAGATAAcccttttcgttcgttttaaagCTGGCGACGAGGACAGTCGGCCGAACCGAGCTCCCTAATCT
This window of the Ptiloglossa arizonensis isolate GNS036 chromosome 5, iyPtiAriz1_principal, whole genome shotgun sequence genome carries:
- the LOC143146562 gene encoding venom dipeptidyl peptidase 4 — its product is MPWNQVLQLLVLQGSLAVFVAGKSISRVYDKEAPRHDSVQESDLNERSVPFSLEETYDQSFRANGFNGTWITDTEILYFDESGDVRIFNATSGTSRILLKSWVVNGDKVSISYDKSYVLISYDVISGFRYSSFQRFTVYSIKYKTYTKLADGARLALACWSPTMNAVVYVLNNDIYYQTFNDDDIQNSDVERLTYTGVPGAIYNGVPDWVYEEEVLASSVALWFSPDGSHLAFATYNDTEVKDAVILYYGKPGRMEDQYPTEVKIKYPKAGSPNPSVTLNVVDLMNPSVKLPTLEPPIDIVGEDNVLYTVMWTDNRVLAIWTNRVQNKGALVLYDVSVPITGYTQNILYLEEPEGWLRIFPPVFADVYMYMPGMQHYDTKAGRFIHIHKYHVYEYDRSFYLSNGSDITLGEAEVIAVVASDKRRGRLYYVGTGIGKPSQRNLYSVPMDGSEDPYCLSCNVRTPEGNNCSYSSALFSTDSSYYVLNCAGPDPPTVMIFDADHRLLYSWEENRSLRRRLAARKQPRVKNFDVRVNGYDSNVRLYLPPDFDDKKSYPLLINVYSGPNTVRITEANTNGFKSYMATNRSVIYGHIDGRGSAYKGSKMLFEIYRRLGTVEIEDQIAVTRILQKMHPWIDRNKTAIWGWSYGGFSAAMVLATDVDSVFKCGISVAPVASWIYYDSIYTERFMGLPTTDDNLEGYNRTDITRRVEGIRGKKFMLIHGTGDDNVHYQQAMVLNKALVARDIMFEQQSYTDEAHGLTGVSPHLYHTMDRFWSDCFDDSRAH